A single genomic interval of bacterium harbors:
- a CDS encoding MogA/MoaB family molybdenum cofactor biosynthesis protein translates to MINTAIITISDKGSCGERADTSGPAIEKMLDRKTYSVKKTLIIPDEKKLIIKELKGFVNKNIDLIFTTGGTGLGPRDVTPEATNEVIEKQLPGFSEAMRVKNMNNTPFSIISRGVCGISRKTLIINLPGSPRAVKECLDVILSAIPHAVYSLKGEVAECARPN, encoded by the coding sequence ATGATTAATACTGCCATTATTACTATAAGCGACAAAGGTTCCTGCGGGGAAAGAGCGGACACCAGCGGCCCGGCAATAGAAAAGATGCTTGACAGGAAAACTTATTCCGTTAAAAAAACCCTTATTATTCCCGATGAAAAAAAACTTATTATCAAAGAGTTAAAAGGTTTTGTCAATAAAAATATTGATTTGATTTTTACCACGGGGGGGACCGGACTTGGACCGCGGGATGTTACGCCGGAGGCAACAAATGAGGTCATAGAAAAACAGCTTCCCGGGTTCAGCGAAGCTATGCGTGTTAAGAATATGAATAACACCCCTTTCAGTATTATTTCGCGCGGGGTATGCGGCATCTCCCGGAAGACCCTGATAATAAACCTTCCCGGGAGCCCCAGGGCGGTCAAGGAATGCCTTGATGTGATTTTATCCGCCATTCCCCATGCAGTCTATTCATTGAAAGGGGAGGTTGCTGAATGCGCGAGGCCAAATTAA
- a CDS encoding DUF1302 family protein, with protein MNKIKKYILLTFFISSFLAKQFILAEEKLFQGEINFDFGVFSKNPGNTAFPSRWFEIDFRPKYEKEFSQRINTFFQGKLRHNFNSEIRNRYILNEGYFDFYTGKFDVRLGKQVISWGRADSLKPTDHFKIYDYSDLAKQDEEGIPAVKIDYFLNGYDLEGIFVPVFVKHHFDYSRENRWNPLSYQAFPGNYRVIFEEDNSLDPSRNISSSQFGFRLNRQGKKIDYAFSYSAAYDKMPVSIKTNLKSVNNNTNEAIYNIQPFYSGLKTVGFDWETFLYEFGFRGEMAYSFTKDKKGQRSDIDDPYFQLVTGVDKTFYRVIYDINLFVILQYALDKEFPIHGEENQVEHGFRHFFRQMVLLNSEFKRDELKKFIIKGMYDLEKKDYILQPELKIVSSFGRESRFSKEIYLKADVLAGRTGTFFGAFGKNDRVEAGVNLYF; from the coding sequence ATGAACAAAATAAAAAAATACATTTTGCTTACGTTTTTTATATCTTCGTTTTTAGCAAAACAGTTTATTTTGGCTGAAGAAAAATTGTTCCAGGGTGAAATAAATTTTGATTTTGGCGTGTTTTCAAAAAATCCCGGGAATACCGCTTTCCCGTCAAGATGGTTTGAAATTGATTTCCGGCCGAAATACGAAAAAGAATTTTCACAAAGGATAAATACATTTTTCCAGGGTAAACTGCGGCACAACTTTAATTCTGAAATCAGAAACCGTTACATTTTAAATGAAGGCTATTTTGATTTTTACACAGGCAAGTTTGATGTCCGCCTGGGAAAACAGGTTATTTCATGGGGCAGGGCGGATTCCCTTAAACCTACAGACCATTTTAAAATCTATGATTATTCGGATTTGGCAAAACAGGATGAGGAGGGTATTCCCGCGGTTAAAATTGATTATTTTTTAAACGGATATGACCTGGAAGGTATTTTTGTGCCTGTGTTTGTTAAACATCATTTTGATTATTCAAGGGAGAACCGCTGGAACCCTTTGTCCTACCAGGCGTTCCCCGGCAATTACAGGGTGATTTTTGAAGAGGATAATTCCCTGGATCCTTCCCGGAATATCTCTTCCAGCCAATTTGGGTTCCGTTTAAACCGCCAGGGGAAGAAAATAGATTACGCTTTTTCTTATTCCGCGGCATATGATAAAATGCCGGTTTCAATAAAAACAAATCTTAAATCGGTCAATAACAATACAAATGAAGCGATCTACAATATTCAGCCGTTTTATTCAGGGCTTAAAACAGTCGGGTTTGACTGGGAAACATTTCTATATGAATTTGGATTCAGAGGTGAAATGGCCTACAGTTTTACGAAAGATAAAAAAGGCCAGAGGTCCGATATAGACGACCCGTATTTTCAATTGGTTACGGGAGTGGATAAAACTTTTTACAGAGTAATCTATGACATAAATCTTTTTGTTATTTTACAATACGCTCTGGATAAAGAATTTCCGATACACGGCGAAGAAAACCAGGTTGAACACGGTTTCAGGCATTTTTTCAGGCAGATGGTGCTTTTAAATTCAGAATTTAAAAGAGATGAACTTAAAAAATTCATTATAAAAGGGATGTATGATCTTGAAAAAAAGGATTATATCTTACAGCCGGAGTTGAAAATCGTGTCGTCTTTTGGCAGGGAGAGCAGGTTTTCAAAAGAAATTTATTTAAAAGCCGATGTCCTTGCCGGCCGGACTGGAACGTTTTTCGGAGCTTTTGGGAAAAATGACCGTGTTGAAGCGGGAGTAAACTTATATTTTTAA